One stretch of Alcaligenes aquatilis DNA includes these proteins:
- a CDS encoding ATP-binding protein, with product MKHLLRKLTRTRSSPNASASRPQGWSLRRRLLLTVMGTSIGLWLVSLSIVVSVAWHATGDVLDDALEEGARLVLMLDPQETSPGSNTTGTGLNRDEALKLRMYYQLVAADGRVLLRGDDTPETAFLPQAHSKQTTTVRVDDELWRVYVRPGSAGVTAQVAQPMEERLELLEDMAENLAWPVLGLLALLGLSSWFLIRRLMRPLEDTVKRINAKSPDDLTPVQGDHPPRELQAMLDALNTLMARLSTALESERRFTADAAHELRTPLAGLRMRVQLIERELQLPDAHLQQLRADLDRCTALVESLLALTRLEPQAEPLKRETVDLNQILDNLSPSLPSVSVNMERALAVTSLQAAPVLLSSALRNLIGNAIRYGGAGVRVRIETTRRHDGGVRLAVRDKGPGVPLEQRARLGERFFRVLGTGQAGNGLGLSIVARIAALHDAKLSFEEGLDGQGLSVILDFPPR from the coding sequence ATGAAACATCTGCTCCGTAAACTGACGCGTACCCGCTCCAGCCCTAATGCTTCGGCATCACGCCCGCAAGGCTGGTCCCTACGGCGTCGTCTGCTGCTGACCGTAATGGGAACCAGTATTGGCCTGTGGCTGGTCAGCCTTTCCATTGTGGTCAGTGTCGCCTGGCACGCTACCGGTGATGTTCTTGATGACGCACTGGAGGAAGGTGCCCGTCTGGTCTTGATGTTGGACCCGCAGGAGACTTCACCCGGATCCAATACAACGGGCACAGGCCTGAACCGTGACGAGGCGCTCAAACTGCGCATGTACTACCAGTTGGTCGCGGCAGATGGCCGTGTGCTGCTGCGCGGCGACGACACACCTGAAACGGCTTTTTTACCGCAGGCACACAGCAAGCAAACCACCACCGTCCGGGTCGATGATGAACTCTGGCGGGTTTACGTGCGCCCTGGGTCGGCAGGCGTGACCGCCCAGGTCGCCCAACCTATGGAAGAACGTCTGGAACTGCTGGAGGATATGGCAGAAAATCTAGCCTGGCCCGTGTTGGGACTGCTGGCGCTGCTGGGCCTGTCAAGCTGGTTCCTGATCCGACGCCTGATGCGTCCTTTGGAAGATACCGTCAAACGCATCAACGCCAAATCCCCCGATGACCTCACGCCCGTGCAGGGTGACCATCCGCCCCGTGAACTGCAGGCCATGCTCGATGCCCTCAACACCTTGATGGCACGTCTATCCACAGCACTGGAAAGTGAGCGGCGCTTTACCGCCGATGCCGCCCACGAACTGCGTACCCCTTTGGCTGGGCTGCGGATGCGCGTTCAATTAATTGAACGCGAACTGCAACTACCTGATGCCCATCTACAGCAATTACGCGCTGATCTGGATCGCTGCACCGCCCTGGTAGAAAGTCTGCTCGCCCTGACAAGACTGGAACCACAGGCAGAACCTCTGAAACGTGAAACCGTAGACCTGAATCAAATCCTGGACAACCTTAGCCCATCCCTGCCCTCGGTGTCAGTGAACATGGAAAGAGCCTTGGCCGTGACAAGCTTGCAGGCTGCGCCGGTATTGTTAAGCAGCGCCTTACGCAACCTGATTGGCAATGCCATTCGCTACGGCGGCGCAGGCGTCCGGGTACGAATCGAAACGACACGCAGACACGATGGCGGTGTACGCCTTGCGGTCCGGGACAAGGGGCCTGGTGTTCCCCTCGAACAACGGGCCAGACTGGGAGAACGGTTTTTTCGCGTACTGGGCACCGGCCAAGCCGGCAACGGCCTGGGCTTGTCTATCGTGGCCCGCATCGCGGCCTTGCACGATGCCAAACTATCCTTTGAAGAAGGGCTGGACGGCCAGGGCCTGAGTGTCATACTGGATTTTCCACCCCGTTAA
- a CDS encoding response regulator transcription factor, which yields MRILLIEDDSSLGSSLQSWLHMDGYAVDWLQRGDQVATALATHTYQCILLDRGLPGLDGDAVLRSLRGAGSPHAHVPVIVITARDTLADRVQGLDLGADDYLVKPFDLEELSARVRAALRRSAAQASSEWRHGPVAIDPTAKRVTLNDQPVAVTAREFAVLQALMHHPTHILSRAQLEEALYGWSEEVESNAIEVHIYNLRKKLGSDFIVTVRNQGYVLAPA from the coding sequence ATGCGTATTCTCTTAATCGAAGACGATTCCTCGCTGGGCAGTTCCTTGCAGTCCTGGCTACATATGGACGGCTATGCTGTGGACTGGTTACAACGCGGCGATCAAGTTGCCACGGCCTTGGCAACCCATACCTATCAATGCATCCTGCTGGATCGGGGCCTGCCCGGCCTGGACGGCGATGCCGTTTTGCGTAGCTTGCGAGGAGCCGGTAGCCCTCATGCCCACGTTCCCGTCATTGTGATCACCGCCCGCGATACCTTGGCAGACCGAGTGCAGGGCCTGGATCTGGGAGCAGACGACTATCTGGTCAAGCCGTTTGACCTGGAAGAGCTATCCGCACGAGTACGCGCGGCCTTGCGTCGCAGCGCGGCACAGGCCAGCTCCGAATGGCGTCACGGTCCCGTCGCTATTGACCCGACAGCCAAGCGTGTCACATTGAACGATCAGCCTGTGGCTGTAACCGCACGCGAATTTGCTGTTCTGCAGGCCTTGATGCACCACCCCACCCATATTTTGAGCCGCGCTCAGCTTGAAGAAGCCCTCTATGGCTGGAGCGAGGAAGTGGAGAGCAACGCGATCGAAGTCCATATTTACAATCTGCGCAAGAAACTGGGCAGTGACTTCATTGTCACTGTACGCAATCAAGGCTATGTGCTGGCCCCCGCATGA
- the arsH gene encoding arsenical resistance protein ArsH, with amino-acid sequence MKKDKELSQPDLANLDKHAFTSPTLSELPPPRRATHAPRILLLYGSLRERSYSRLLTQEAARLLNAMGAETKIFDPHQLPLPDGATDEHPKVQELRQCVQWAEGMVWTSPERHGAMSSVLKAQIDWIPLSIGSVRPTQGKTLALMQVSGGSQSFNALNQMRVLGRWMRLITIPNQSSVAKAFLEFDDQGRMKPSPYYDRVVDVMEELIKFTLLTRDCADYLVDRYSERKETAQELSARVQQRSI; translated from the coding sequence ATGAAAAAGGACAAAGAATTGAGCCAGCCTGACTTAGCCAATCTGGACAAGCACGCTTTTACGAGCCCGACACTGTCAGAGTTGCCGCCTCCAAGGCGGGCTACGCATGCGCCTCGAATTCTGCTTTTGTACGGCTCTTTGAGGGAACGCTCCTATAGCCGATTGTTGACGCAAGAGGCGGCGCGACTGCTGAACGCAATGGGTGCCGAAACCAAGATCTTTGACCCACACCAGTTGCCTTTGCCCGATGGCGCAACAGATGAGCACCCCAAAGTGCAGGAACTGCGTCAATGTGTACAGTGGGCCGAGGGCATGGTCTGGACTTCGCCCGAGCGACACGGTGCCATGAGCAGTGTCCTGAAAGCACAAATTGATTGGATTCCGTTAAGCATCGGCTCCGTACGCCCAACGCAAGGCAAAACACTGGCGCTCATGCAAGTCTCTGGCGGGTCCCAGTCCTTTAACGCCTTGAACCAGATGCGCGTCCTGGGCCGCTGGATGCGCCTGATCACCATTCCCAACCAGTCCTCCGTTGCCAAAGCCTTTCTGGAGTTTGACGACCAAGGCCGCATGAAACCCTCCCCCTACTACGATAGGGTGGTCGATGTCATGGAAGAACTGATCAAATTCACCTTGCTGACACGCGACTGTGCGGATTATCTGGTCGATAGATACAGCGAACGCAAGGAGACGGCACAGGAACTGTCAGCGCGGGTACAACAGCGCAGCATCTAG
- the arsC gene encoding arsenate reductase (glutaredoxin) (This arsenate reductase requires both glutathione and glutaredoxin to convert arsenate to arsenite, after which the efflux transporter formed by ArsA and ArsB can extrude the arsenite from the cell, providing resistance.): MSNITIYHNPACGTSRNTLGLIRNSGQEPTIIEYLQTPPDRATLIRLITDCGLSVREVLRQKGTPYEELQLGDPKWSDEQLIDFMLLHPILINRPIVVTPLGTRLCRPSEQVLEILPQPQQGAFRKEDGQAVIDEKGQRIEPA; the protein is encoded by the coding sequence ATGAGCAACATCACCATCTATCACAACCCCGCCTGCGGCACCTCGCGCAATACCCTGGGCCTGATCCGCAATAGTGGTCAAGAGCCCACCATCATCGAGTACCTGCAAACACCACCAGACCGCGCCACACTGATCAGGCTGATAACAGACTGCGGCCTGAGCGTGCGCGAAGTCCTGCGCCAAAAAGGAACACCTTATGAGGAGCTGCAACTGGGCGACCCCAAATGGAGTGATGAACAACTGATTGATTTCATGTTGCTGCACCCCATTCTGATCAACCGTCCCATTGTGGTCACACCGCTGGGCACACGCTTGTGCCGCCCTTCGGAACAGGTGCTTGAAATACTGCCCCAGCCGCAGCAAGGCGCATTCCGGAAAGAGGACGGCCAAGCCGTCATTGATGAAAAAGGACAAAGAATTGAGCCAGCCTGA
- a CDS encoding arsenic transporter: protein MLTSVLIFLATLILVIWQPKGLGIGWSASLGAAAALLSGVVQWSDLDVVWGIVWNATATFIAIIIISLVLDEAGFFEWAALHVARWGAGSGRRLFAFIVILGAAVSALFANDGAALILTPIVMAMLLALGFSPAATLAFVMAAGFIADTASLPLVVSNLVNIVSADYFKLGFTDYAAIMVPVNIVSVLASLLVLILYFRRDIPAQYRLEQLKPPAQAITDMATFKAGWIVLALLLTGFFALEPLGIPVSVVAAAGAIIVLTVAARGTVISTRKVLRGAPWQIVVFSLGMYLVVYGLRNAGLTNHLALLLDEFAQAGVWGAAMGTGVLSALLSSVMNNMPTVLVTALSIDASSAQGAVKEAMIYANVIGSDLGPKFTPIGSLATLLWLHVLAQKGTKISWGYYFKVGAILTTPVLLITLAALALRLGIAH from the coding sequence ATGCTCACATCTGTCCTGATTTTCCTTGCCACCCTGATCTTGGTCATCTGGCAGCCCAAAGGCTTGGGCATAGGCTGGAGCGCCTCTCTGGGCGCGGCCGCGGCCCTACTTTCAGGTGTGGTGCAGTGGAGCGATCTGGATGTGGTGTGGGGTATCGTCTGGAATGCAACCGCTACTTTTATAGCAATCATTATCATCAGCCTGGTGCTGGATGAAGCCGGTTTCTTTGAATGGGCCGCACTGCACGTTGCCCGTTGGGGGGCAGGCAGTGGACGCAGGCTTTTTGCATTTATCGTGATTCTGGGCGCTGCCGTGTCTGCCCTGTTTGCCAACGATGGCGCTGCCCTGATTCTGACGCCTATTGTCATGGCCATGTTGCTGGCCTTGGGCTTCTCGCCCGCCGCGACCTTGGCCTTTGTCATGGCGGCAGGGTTTATTGCCGACACGGCCAGCTTGCCACTGGTCGTCTCCAACCTGGTCAACATTGTCTCGGCCGACTATTTCAAACTGGGCTTCACGGACTACGCCGCCATCATGGTGCCCGTCAATATCGTGTCCGTGCTGGCCAGCCTGCTCGTCTTGATCTTGTATTTCCGACGTGACATTCCTGCCCAATATCGCCTTGAGCAGTTGAAACCACCCGCACAAGCCATTACGGACATGGCGACCTTCAAGGCAGGCTGGATCGTGCTGGCTTTACTGCTGACCGGTTTTTTCGCACTGGAGCCCTTGGGGATTCCCGTCAGTGTCGTTGCCGCTGCCGGAGCCATCATTGTGCTGACGGTTGCCGCTCGTGGCACAGTCATCAGCACAAGGAAAGTGCTGCGCGGTGCGCCCTGGCAAATCGTCGTGTTCTCGCTGGGCATGTATCTGGTGGTGTATGGCCTACGTAATGCCGGGCTGACCAACCATCTGGCCCTGCTGCTCGATGAGTTCGCCCAGGCTGGCGTGTGGGGAGCCGCCATGGGCACAGGCGTCCTGTCTGCCCTGTTGTCCTCGGTCATGAACAATATGCCCACGGTCCTGGTCACGGCCCTGTCAATTGATGCTTCCAGCGCCCAGGGCGCCGTCAAAGAAGCCATGATCTACGCCAATGTCATCGGCAGTGACCTGGGGCCCAAATTCACACCCATAGGCAGTCTGGCCACCTTGCTCTGGCTGCACGTACTGGCCCAGAAAGGCACAAAAATCAGCTGGGGCTACTACTTCAAGGTAGGAGCCATCCTGACCACCCCCGTCTTGCTGATCACTCTGGCGGCCTTGGCCCTACGGCTAGGTATCGCCCACTAA
- a CDS encoding ArsR/SmtB family transcription factor, whose amino-acid sequence MEESHVIRSLAALAHEARLRVFRALVVAGASGLTPGTLAEQLSIAPNALSFHLKELSNAGLIHSERQGRNLLYSATFPAMNDLLAYLTENCCQGENCLTAPNLCQRP is encoded by the coding sequence ATGGAAGAATCTCACGTTATCCGCTCCCTGGCCGCCTTGGCCCACGAAGCCCGCCTGCGGGTATTTCGCGCACTGGTTGTAGCCGGTGCGTCCGGGCTGACACCCGGCACCTTGGCCGAACAGTTAAGCATCGCTCCCAATGCCCTGTCCTTTCATTTGAAAGAACTCAGTAATGCCGGCTTGATTCATAGCGAGCGCCAAGGCCGCAACCTGCTCTACAGCGCCACCTTTCCCGCCATGAACGATCTACTGGCCTACCTGACAGAGAACTGCTGTCAGGGTGAAAACTGCCTTACAGCGCCCAACTTGTGCCAACGCCCCTAA
- a CDS encoding LysR substrate-binding domain-containing protein, producing MQIPNLTAFRYFDTAAQAGSFVQAAQVLHVTHGAVSRQIRALEESLGVELFERRNRAVFLTPAGRQLLHVTAPMFERLEDVVHQLQQSQREHALAVSCEPTIAMKWLIPRLGGFQALHPNITVHLITAGGPVNFAQMGVDLAIRRDDFHWADSVCGLKLCEERIGPVCQAQYPHTQDTAQQVLIQSSSRPQAWATWARLSGQPIRAANKLELEHFYLCIQAALSGQGMAIVSHLMVEDELQSGQLIAPQGFIPDGSAYYLLSPQALDQNPRAEVFADWLSEQMAT from the coding sequence ATGCAAATTCCCAACCTCACGGCTTTTCGCTACTTTGATACGGCGGCTCAGGCAGGCAGTTTTGTGCAGGCAGCGCAAGTACTCCATGTCACGCACGGCGCTGTCAGCCGACAAATTCGTGCACTGGAAGAATCGCTGGGAGTCGAGCTGTTTGAAAGGCGCAATCGGGCCGTATTTCTGACGCCTGCAGGTCGCCAGCTCTTGCATGTCACCGCCCCTATGTTTGAACGCCTGGAAGATGTTGTTCACCAACTGCAACAAAGCCAGCGCGAACATGCCTTGGCCGTCTCCTGCGAGCCCACTATTGCCATGAAGTGGCTGATTCCGCGTCTGGGGGGGTTCCAGGCCTTGCACCCCAATATCACCGTGCATCTGATTACAGCCGGAGGGCCGGTGAACTTCGCGCAAATGGGGGTGGATCTGGCCATACGCCGCGACGACTTTCATTGGGCGGACTCGGTCTGCGGCCTGAAGTTATGCGAGGAGCGAATAGGGCCTGTCTGCCAAGCGCAATACCCTCACACGCAGGACACGGCCCAACAGGTGCTGATACAGAGCAGTTCTCGACCCCAGGCCTGGGCCACTTGGGCGCGACTTAGTGGCCAGCCCATACGCGCTGCCAACAAGCTGGAACTGGAACATTTTTATTTGTGTATTCAGGCGGCCTTGTCCGGGCAAGGCATGGCGATCGTGTCGCATCTGATGGTGGAGGACGAATTGCAAAGCGGCCAGCTTATCGCCCCGCAGGGTTTTATCCCCGACGGCTCGGCGTACTATCTGCTCTCCCCGCAGGCTCTGGATCAAAACCCACGTGCAGAAGTCTTTGCTGACTGGTTGAGCGAGCAGATGGCGACATAG
- a CDS encoding LysE family translocator — MHELLAVATITILAVISPGPDFAMVTRNGYSFGRKTGLISALGIAAGVQVHVVYTVLGVAILITQSPTLFWMMKVVGAAYLMYLGYQSFSNRAVPDTDGQAVCVPTAWQAFGMGFLTNALNPKTMLFVVATFTQLVQPDAPFWLNFAYGFWMSFAHWVWFSVVALVFSDKRLRAAMLARQRWLDKGIGAALLGLGASLLFANSVS, encoded by the coding sequence ATGCATGAACTGTTGGCGGTTGCCACCATTACTATCCTGGCTGTGATCAGCCCAGGCCCAGACTTTGCCATGGTCACTCGTAATGGCTATTCCTTTGGTCGCAAGACTGGTCTGATTTCAGCCTTGGGCATTGCGGCCGGCGTGCAAGTGCACGTGGTTTACACGGTGTTGGGGGTAGCGATTCTGATTACTCAATCTCCCACTCTGTTTTGGATGATGAAGGTGGTGGGGGCGGCGTACTTGATGTACCTGGGCTATCAGTCTTTCAGTAACCGCGCTGTGCCTGATACCGATGGTCAAGCAGTTTGTGTGCCCACCGCCTGGCAGGCGTTTGGTATGGGTTTTTTAACCAATGCCTTGAATCCTAAAACCATGTTGTTTGTGGTGGCGACTTTTACTCAGTTGGTACAGCCGGATGCACCATTCTGGCTGAATTTTGCCTATGGTTTCTGGATGTCCTTTGCTCATTGGGTCTGGTTCAGCGTGGTGGCACTGGTGTTTTCAGATAAACGCTTGCGGGCCGCCATGCTGGCTCGGCAAAGATGGCTGGACAAGGGAATTGGTGCAGCCTTGCTGGGTCTGGGTGCATCACTGCTATTTGCCAATTCTGTCTCCTAG